The following nucleotide sequence is from Aneurinibacillus soli.
CGGGCTCCATTGCTTCTGTGAATGCCAGGGGTGTGTTAGAAGGCCGGGGAATTACAGAAGAACACCGTTCTCAGCCTGTGTCTTCCACGCTCATGGATTGGGCAGATCTAATTATTACTATGACAGAGGCGCACAAGCAATCGTTATTCCAGGAGTATCCGGACTGTGCGGAGAAAGTGTATACTTTAAAAGAGTATACTGACACCTCGGAAGGAACAACGAAGCGTCTCGAAGAACTTGATGAGCTGTATGATCGGCTGGAAGAAAAGCAGGAAGCGTTCATGCGGGAAAATCGCGAGGAGATTCATCAGCTTGAGGAGCGATATCAGGAACTTTATAGCCAGCTTGAGCTTGTGCGGGAACAGTTGGATGACTGGCGCGAGCGCATTATGCAGGCAACCGTAGTGGAGCGCAACCAGATCTCAATTCTGGAACAACAGACGCCTGACTATGATATTAGCGATCCGTTCGGCGGTACGCTGGAAACGTATGAAAGCTGTGCTGCAGAGATTGAGTCATCTCTTGCACGGTTGCTCGAGCTTGTGAAGAAATCGTAAAGGGATGCAAGGGGGATGGCACCATGGAGAAACAGAACACTTCTCGTTTCGGACTGGAGAAAAAGCTGGTGATCGGCATTGCTCTCCTTTCCCTCGTTACATATAGCACGAGTGCGCTGTTTATTTTTTTCTTGCAGGATTATGTGACCCAATATATGCCGAGCTGGCTGTTTACCGGACTCACGCTATTGCTGGGTGTTTTCTGGTCAGGCGTGTTCGGCTGGGGCATAGCTCGCTGGATTACGAAGCCAATTGTCGAGCTGGAGCAGGCGGCTTCTCGTGCGGCAGAAGGGGATTTGCGTGTAGAGATTCGTGTGCCGGACAGCCAGGATGAGATTGCTGCTCTTACACGTTCTTTTGCTAAAATGATTGCCAACCTGCGTCGCATGATGACAGATATTAACCAGTCAGCTGAACATGCGACTGCAGGAGTTCAGGAGTTGACGGAAGCATCTGAACAGGCGGCCGTTCAGATTGAGCAGATTAGCGTTACTATGGATGAGATCGCACGCGGAGCGGACGAGCAGGTGGCGTATACGGATACGATGGTTCAGTCTGTAAGTCAGACAGAGCGTCTTAGCCAGAAGGCGAGCCAGTATGCCGAACAATCACGCGATTTGTCACGCCGCATGTTGGCTACGCTTGGGACAAGCAGTCGGATTGTTTCTTCCCTTGTTAATGGGATGCATCGGCTGGCGGAAGAAAACCAGAACTCCATTGCAACCGTTCATCGGCTTGAAAAAAACGCGGCGCAAATCGGGGCGATTACGCAGGTTGTCAGCGATCTAGCGGGACAGACCAATCTGCTTGCGCTGAATGCCAGCATCGAAGCAGCGCGTGCTGGGGAGCATGGACGTGGCTTTGCGGTAGTGGCTGATGAGGTTCGGGATTTGGCGGATGAAAGTGGTCGAGCTGCTTCAAATATTAATGAACTGATTGAGCTGATGCAGAAAGAAGTAGGTCGTGTGGTTAGTCAGATTAATGAGCAAGTAGCGATTGCAGACGCAGAATCGCAGCGTGGCGAAGAGACGACCCAGGCGCTGCGTGAGATTGAGCATTCTGTGCAAGAAGTTGTAGCAGCTGTTGAGCATATTACAGAGCTGATTGTACAGCAGAATGCGGGCATGCAGGTCATCATGCAAAATGCGGGTGATGTGGCTCGTGTGGCGCATGAAGCATCAGATGGAGCAGAAGTCATTGCCCATGCCGCACAGGAACAAACCGCCTTTATGGAAGAGGTGGCAGCAGCTGGCCAAGTGTTGCGTGAGCAGTCTGAGCAACTTAAAGACTATGTGGCTCGTTTTCACATTTAACTAACACATCAAAACGTGGGATCTCGTAATCCTGCGTTTTTTTTTATCTGAAATTTGCAGGAAAATTTTATTTACTATGAAAAAGTGTTTATTTCCGAACGATATTTAGTATATAATCAAAAACGTACAGTTTTTCAATGGTTTTAAACAAGTGCAAGGTGCTCTGTCAAATTAGCGAGAATCGGTTATAATACAGAAGAATGAACTATCGTGAAAAACGGAGGGTATGTACCATGAAAGTTGCACTTGCTGCTGATCACGGCGGATACGATCTGAAAGAAGAAATTAAGCAGTATCTTGATTCGGTTGGAATTTCATACGAGGACTTCGGCTGTACATGCGAACAATCCGTTGATTATCCGGATTATGCGCTTCCAGTTGCTGAGAAGGTAGCGGAAGGCCAGTTTGACCGCGGGATTCTCGTATGCGGAACCGGAATTGGAATGTCGATTGCTGCGAATAAAGTAAAAGGCATTCGCTGCGCACTTGTACACGATTGTTTCACCGCAAAAGCAACTCGTGAGCACAATGACTCGAACGTGCTGGCGATGGGTGCACGCGTGATCGGACCGGGACTGGCGCTTGAGATTGTGAAGCTCTGGCTCGGGACAGAATTCGAAGGCGGGCGCCATATGCGCCGTGTCGAGAAAATTACAGAAATCGAAAACAAGCAGTAAAAACGGGCGGTTAACGATGAGCGTGGAAATCATTCGAGAAGAAGTAGTGACAATTGTCAGGGAGCTGTTACAGGCGAAGCCGCTTAGTGAAGGACATGTGCTGGTGATTGGCACGAGTACAAGTGAAATCATCGGGCAAAGAATCGGCTCAGCGGGCAGCCAGGAAGTAGCGGCGACACTGTATGAATCACTAGAAGCAGTCCGGGTTACGCATGGCTTTGCGCTCGCGTTTCAATGCTGTGAGCATTTGAACCGCGCGCTTGTGATAGAAAGAAAAACCGCAGAACGGTTCGGCTGGCCTGAAGTAACTGTCATTCCTGTGCCGACAGCAGGTGGAGCAATGGCGGCGCATGCATTCCGTGCGATGCAGGACGCGGTAGTGGTGGAATCGATTCAGGCGGATGCGGGCATTGATATTGGAGATACGTTTATCGGTATGCATTTGAAACCGATAGCCGTTCCGGTACGCCCGAGCGTTAAGCAAGTAGGGGAAGCACATGTCACAATGGCAGTTACACGTCCGAAGCTAATCGGAGGCGTCCGCGCTGTATATGATCGTGGACCTTTGAATGATAGCTGCCGGTAATTACAAGTGAAGGAGACGAGGATAAATGCTAGAACATGTAAAAAAACAAGATGCAGAAGTAGCAGAAGCCATTAAGCTGGAGCTTGGCCGTCAGCGCACAAAAATCGAGCTGATCGCATCCGAGAACTTTGTAAGTGAAGCGGTTATGGAAGCAATGGGTACGGTTCTGACCAATAAATATGCGGAAGGCTACCCAGGCAAACGCTACTACGGCGGTTGCGAATGTGTAGACATTGTGGAAGATCTGGCACGTGACCGTGCAAAACAACTGTTTGGTGCTGAGCATGCTAATGTGCAGCCGCATTCTGGTGCACAGGCAAACATGGCTGTTTACTTTGCATTCCTGAAGCCGGGAGACACTGTGCTTGGTATGAATCTGTCGCACGGTGGACACCTTACACACGGAAGTCCGGTTAACTTCTCGGGTACGCTGTATAACTTTGTTGAGTACGGCGTAAGCGAAGACAAGCAAGTTCTTGATTATGACGATATCCGTCAAAAAGCGGAAGAACATAAACCGAAAATGATCGTAGCAGGTGCAAGTGCATACCCGCGTCAAATCGATTTTGCTAAATTAAGCGAGATTGCGAAAAGTGTCGGCGCATACCTGATGGTAGACATGGCACACATCGCAGGTCTTGTGGCAACCGGTCACCATCCGAATCCGGTTCCGTATGCAGATTTTGTAACCACTACAACACATAAAACATTGCGTGGCCCTCGTGGCGGTATGATCCTTTGCCGCGAAGAATATGCAAAAGCAATCGATAAATCTGTATTCCCTGGCATTCAGGGTGGCCCGCTCATGCACGTAATCGCAGCAAAAGCAGTGGCATTTGGTGAAGCGCTCAAACCAGAATTCAAAGATTACGCTGCGAATATTGTAGCAAATGCAAAACAACTTGCAGAATCACTTACAGAAGAAGGGGTTACGCTTATCTCTGGTGGTACAGACAATCACCTGATCTTGATTGACGTTCGCAACATGAACCTGACAGGTAAAGAAGCGGAACATATTCTGGATGAAGTGGGGATCACATGTAACAAGAATACGATCCCGTACGACCCAGCTAGCCCGTTCGTAACAAGCGGTATCCGTATCGGTACAGCAGCGGTCACAAGCCGTGGCTTCGATATGGAAGCAATGAAAGAAATCGCAGCGATCATGGCTGTGGCCCTTAAGAACCCGCAGGATGAAGCGAAACAGACAGAAGCAAGCGAACGAGTGGCTGCTCTGTGCGCGAAATTCCCGATGTACCCGAACCTGAGTATCTAATTGGTACGCAATACATGACGAAGACCTCTTGCTGGCAGTTGAGCCGGGAAGAGGTCTTTTTCCATATAGAATGGCGGTCTGTTTAAAATCAAGGTAGGAATGCATACTAAGTTCTGCGTGTTTTGCATTTTGTTTTTGATATGCTTTTGCTATAATATAACGCAGTGCAAAAAATCAGCGCCCGTTACGGGAGCATTTTTCAAGCAGACAGGAGGCAAAACCTGGTGGGAAAAGTATACGTATTCGACCATCCGCTTATTCAACATAAAGTATCATACATCCGTGATAAACGTACGGGAACGAAAGAATTCCGTGAACTAGTTGACGAAGTCGCTATGCTTATGGCATATGAAATTACGCGGGATATGCCGCTTAAAGAAATCGAAATCGAGACGCCGGTTACGACGTGTAAAACAAATGTAATCGCTGGTAAAAAAGTGGGCCTGGTGCCGATTCTGCGTGCGGGACTTGGTATGGTAGATGGCATGATGAAGATCATTCCGG
It contains:
- a CDS encoding low molecular weight protein arginine phosphatase — protein: MRILFVCTGNTCRSPMAEKLLRKMAMEQGVDIEVKSAGVFASPGSIASVNARGVLEGRGITEEHRSQPVSSTLMDWADLIITMTEAHKQSLFQEYPDCAEKVYTLKEYTDTSEGTTKRLEELDELYDRLEEKQEAFMRENREEIHQLEERYQELYSQLELVREQLDDWRERIMQATVVERNQISILEQQTPDYDISDPFGGTLETYESCAAEIESSLARLLELVKKS
- a CDS encoding methyl-accepting chemotaxis protein — encoded protein: MEKQNTSRFGLEKKLVIGIALLSLVTYSTSALFIFFLQDYVTQYMPSWLFTGLTLLLGVFWSGVFGWGIARWITKPIVELEQAASRAAEGDLRVEIRVPDSQDEIAALTRSFAKMIANLRRMMTDINQSAEHATAGVQELTEASEQAAVQIEQISVTMDEIARGADEQVAYTDTMVQSVSQTERLSQKASQYAEQSRDLSRRMLATLGTSSRIVSSLVNGMHRLAEENQNSIATVHRLEKNAAQIGAITQVVSDLAGQTNLLALNASIEAARAGEHGRGFAVVADEVRDLADESGRAASNINELIELMQKEVGRVVSQINEQVAIADAESQRGEETTQALREIEHSVQEVVAAVEHITELIVQQNAGMQVIMQNAGDVARVAHEASDGAEVIAHAAQEQTAFMEEVAAAGQVLREQSEQLKDYVARFHI
- the rpiB gene encoding ribose 5-phosphate isomerase B — its product is MKVALAADHGGYDLKEEIKQYLDSVGISYEDFGCTCEQSVDYPDYALPVAEKVAEGQFDRGILVCGTGIGMSIAANKVKGIRCALVHDCFTAKATREHNDSNVLAMGARVIGPGLALEIVKLWLGTEFEGGRHMRRVEKITEIENKQ
- a CDS encoding TIGR01440 family protein translates to MSVEIIREEVVTIVRELLQAKPLSEGHVLVIGTSTSEIIGQRIGSAGSQEVAATLYESLEAVRVTHGFALAFQCCEHLNRALVIERKTAERFGWPEVTVIPVPTAGGAMAAHAFRAMQDAVVVESIQADAGIDIGDTFIGMHLKPIAVPVRPSVKQVGEAHVTMAVTRPKLIGGVRAVYDRGPLNDSCR
- a CDS encoding serine hydroxymethyltransferase, yielding MLEHVKKQDAEVAEAIKLELGRQRTKIELIASENFVSEAVMEAMGTVLTNKYAEGYPGKRYYGGCECVDIVEDLARDRAKQLFGAEHANVQPHSGAQANMAVYFAFLKPGDTVLGMNLSHGGHLTHGSPVNFSGTLYNFVEYGVSEDKQVLDYDDIRQKAEEHKPKMIVAGASAYPRQIDFAKLSEIAKSVGAYLMVDMAHIAGLVATGHHPNPVPYADFVTTTTHKTLRGPRGGMILCREEYAKAIDKSVFPGIQGGPLMHVIAAKAVAFGEALKPEFKDYAANIVANAKQLAESLTEEGVTLISGGTDNHLILIDVRNMNLTGKEAEHILDEVGITCNKNTIPYDPASPFVTSGIRIGTAAVTSRGFDMEAMKEIAAIMAVALKNPQDEAKQTEASERVAALCAKFPMYPNLSI